Proteins found in one Oryza glaberrima chromosome 4, OglaRS2, whole genome shotgun sequence genomic segment:
- the LOC127770705 gene encoding probable serine/threonine-protein kinase BSK3, with translation MGGRVSKAVACCCCRSQHHGVVVESSEKTAEEDHGESYELPAFQEFSFEQLRLATSGFAVENIVSEHGEKAPNVVYKGKLDAQRRIAVKRFNRSAWPDPRQFLEEAKSVGQLRSKRLANLLGCCCEGDERLLVAEYMPNDTLAKHLFHWEAQAMKWPMRLRVVLYLAEALEYCTSKGRALYHDLNAYRVLFDDDCNPRLSCFGLMKNSRDGKSYSTNLAFTPPEYMRTGRITPESVIYSFGTLLLDVLSGKHIPPSHALDLIRDRNFNMLTDSCLEGQFSNEEGTELVRLASRCLHYEPRERPNVRSLVQALAPLQKDLETPSYELMDIPRGGATSVQSLLLSPLAEACSRKDLTAIHEILEKTGYKDDEGTANELSFQMWTNQMQDTLNSKKKGDNAFRQKDFSSAIDCYSQFIEVGTMVSPTIYARRCLSYLMNDKAEQALSDAMQALVISPTWPTAFYLQAAALLSLGMENEAQEAIKDGCAHETSSSSGH, from the exons ATGGGCGGGCGCGTGTCCAAGGCGgtggcctgctgctgctgccgctcgcAGCACCATGGAGTCGTCGTCGAGAGCTCGGAGAAGACGG CGGAGGAGGACCATGGGGAGTCGTATGAGCTGCCGGCCTTTCAGGAATTCTCCTTCGAGCAGCTGAGGCTGGCCACCTCAGGCTTTGCGGTGGAGAACATCGTGTCTGAGCATGGTGAGAAGGCGCCCAATGTGGTGTACAAGGGGAAGCTCGACGCGCAGCGTCGCATCGCTGTGAAGAGGTTCAACCGTTCTGCATGGCCTGACCCGCGGCAGTTCTTG GAAGAAGCTAAATCAGTTGGACAACTTCGGAGCAAAAGGTTAGCAAATTTGCTTGGCTGTTGCTGCGAAGGTGACGAGAGATTGCTTGTTGCAGAATACATGCCCAATGACACACTAGCGAAGCATCTTTTCCATT GGGAGGCGCAAGCAATGAAATGGCCCATGAGATTAAGAGTTGTTCTCTATCTGGCTGAGGCTTTAGAATATTGCACCAGCAAGGGGCGTGCTCTGTACCATGATCTTAATGCCTACAGAGTTCTCTTTGATGAT GACTGTAACCCTAGGCTTTCATGTTTTGGCCTCATGAAGAACAGTCGAGATGGTAAAAGCTACAGTACCAATCTGGCGTTTACTCCTCCAGAGTACATGAGAACTG GACGTATCACACCTGAGAGTGTCATTTACAGCTTTGGTACCTTGCTTTTGGATGTTCTTAGTGGGAAGCATATTCCTCCTAGCCAT GCCCTTGACCTGATTCGAGATCGGAATTTTAACATGCTGACAGACTCCTGTTTAGAGGGTCAATTTTCAAATGAGGAAGGGACAGAACTAGTGCGATTAGCTTCAAGATGCCTGCACTATGAACCTCGTGAACGACCTAATGTAAGATCTCTGGTGCAAGCATTGGCTCCTCTTCAGAAGGATCTTGAG ACTCCATCTTATGAACTGATGGATATACCCCGTGGTGGTGCAACATCTGTTCAGTCATTGCTTCTTTCTCCTCTTGCTGAAGCTTGTTCCAGAAAGGATCTGACAGCAATACATGAAATCCTAGAAAAGACGGGCTACAAGGATGATGAGGGAACAGCAAATGag CTCTCATTTCAGATGTGGACCAATCAAATGCAAGATACATTGAACTCAAAGAAGAAGGGTGACAATGCTTTTCGACAAAAGGACTTCTCTTCTGCAATTGACTGTTATTCTCAG TTCATTGAAGTTGGTACGATGGTTTCTCCGACCATTTATGCGCGGCGTTGCCTGTCATATCTGATGAATGACAAGGCAGAACAAGCTCTCAGTGATGCGATGCAAGCGCTAGTAATATCTCCAACATGGCCAACTGCATTTTATCTTCAGGCTGCTGCTCTGCTTTCTTTAGGCATGGAGAATGAAGCTCAAGAAGCAATCAAGGATGGTTGTGCCCATGAGACAAGTAGCAGCAGTGGACATTGA
- the LOC127771771 gene encoding casparian strip membrane protein 1, which yields MSSGEPAAVSIPIHDHHGKAPATSSAVPAAAAAAPAAAPAVAPRKVGIPFFRRGDHHRGSRCLAFLDFILRIAAFGPALAAAISTGTSDETLSVFTEFYQFRARFDDFPAFLFFLVANAIVAGYLVLSLPFSAVLVIRPQTIGLRLLLLVCDMIMAAMLTAAASAAAAIVDLAHNGNLRANWVAICMQFHGFCQRTSGSVVASFLTVVILMFLVILAACSIRKR from the exons ATGAGCTCCGGCGAGCCTGCCGCCGTCAGCATCCCCATCCACGACCACCATGGCAAGGccccggccacctcctccgccgtccctgctgctgctgctgctgcgcccgCCGCGGCTCCCGCGGTGGCGCCACGCAAGGTCGGCATCCCGTTCTTCCGGCGCGGCGACCACCACCGCGGCAGCCGGTGCCTCGCGTTCCTCGACTTCATCCTGCGGATCGCCGCCTTCGGCCCCGCACTGGCGGCGGCCATCTCCACCGGCACGTCCGACGAGACGCTCTCCGTCTTCACCGAGTTCTACCAGTTCCGCGCCAGATTCGATGACTTCCCGGCCTTCCT GTTCTTCTTGGTGGCGAACGCGATCGTGGCAGGGTACCTGGTGCTGTCCCTCCCTTTCTCCGCCGTCCTCGTGATAAGGCCTCAGACCATCGGCCTCAGGCTTCTCCTGCTCGTCTGCGACATG ATCATGGCGGCgatgctgacggcggcggcgtctgcggcggcggcgatcgtgGACCTGGCGCACAACGGCAACCTGCGGGCGAACTGGGTGGCCATATGCATGCAGTTCCACGGCTTCTGCCAGCGAACCAGCGGATCCGTCGTTGCCTCCTTCCTCACCGTCGTCATCCTCATGTTCCTCGTCATCTTGGCCGCCTGCTCCATCCGCAAGCGCTAG
- the LOC127770613 gene encoding AT-hook motif nuclear-localized protein 9-like: MDGKELLSPSELSYYAHQQHQHQHQQHQQQHRMLGGGGGGGGHSASPLAGMHGGPSVIRPMPNMGMSPTAILQSIGPGPLAGMQFQMDAAPPPPPLMHNSMASVSASAGAGSPTVPPSATPMEPVKRKRGRPRKYGPDGTMKVSTAAAAQHQQQMLSAPPRMGSVSGADMVGGGSGMDDSAQKKRRGRPPGTGKKQQLSSPVKLSGGNAFSGSAGTSFTPHIITASPSEDVAGKIVAFANHSSRAVCVLSATGSVSRVVLRHPADGAMSRVHASSHYKNPAIYEGLYEILSMSGCYNLMNEGQSDGLSVTLCSPERHIIGGVLGGALVAASTVQVVLGSFVQGGSKPKSKKAGKQQQQQAAAAAFSSDSLTGGGQDASPSSGHNQNLTPPPPVTTTGGWPSSGIFDTRSSNIDINSSRG, encoded by the exons ATGGATGGCAAAGAACTCCTCTCACCGTCCGAACTGTCATACTATGCGCAccagcagcatcagcatcagcaccagcagcatcagcagcaacaCCGGATGCtcgggggcggaggaggcggcggcgggcatagcgcgtcgccgctcgccgggATGCACGGCGGCCCGTCGGTCATCCGACCCATGCCTAACATGGGGATGAGCCCCACCGCGATCCTCCAGTCCATCGGCCCGGGCCCGCTCGCCGGCATGCAGTTCCAGAtggacgccgcgccgccgccgccgccattgatgCACAACAGCATGgcctccgtctccgcctccgccggcgccggctcacCCACCGTGCCGCCGTCCGCGACGCCCATGGAGCCGGTCAAGAGGAAGCGAGGCCGCCCGCGCAAGTACGGCCCGGACGGGACCATGAAGgtgtccaccgccgccgccgcgcagcacCAGCAGCAGATGCTGAGCGCGCCGCCGAGGATGGGGTCCGTGTCCGGCGCCGACATGGTTGGCGGCGGCTCAGGGATGGACGACTCGGCGCAGAAGAagcggcgcgggcggccgcCGGGGACAGGGAAGAAGCAGCAGCTCTCATCACCGGTTAAGCTTTCAG GGGGCAATGCGTTCAGTGGCTCAGCTGGAACGAGCTTCACCCCTCACATCATCACGGCATCTCCTTCAGAG GACGTTGCAGGGAAGATCGTGGCGTTCGCCAACCATTCGTCCAGGGCGGTGTGCGTGCTCTCGGCCACCGGCTCCGTCTCCCGGGTGGTCCTCCGCCACCCGGCCGACGGCGCCATGTCAAGGGTTCACGCCTCCTCCCACTACAAGAACCCTGCCATCTACGAG GGGCTGTACGAGATCTTGAGCATGTCGGGGTGTTACAACCTGATGAACGAGGGGCAGAGCGACGGGCTGAGCGTGACGCTGTGCAGCCCCGAGAGGCATATCATTGGAGGCGTTCTCGGCGGAGCATTGGTAGCTGCCAGCACCGTTCAG GTGGTACTAGGGAGTTTCGTGCAGGGAGGGTCGAAGCCCAAGTCGAAGAAGGCCgggaaacagcagcagcaacaggcggcggcggcggccttcagCTCGGACTCGCTGACCGGAGGAGGGCAGGACGCGTCGCCGAGCTCCGGCCATAACCAAAATCTAACGCCGCCGCCCCCTGTAACAACGACGGGAGGGTGGCCTAGCTCCGGGATATTTGACACGAGAAGTTCCAACATTGATATCAACTCATCTAGAGGCTAG